A window of Ipomoea triloba cultivar NCNSP0323 chromosome 2, ASM357664v1 contains these coding sequences:
- the LOC116011373 gene encoding rab GTPase-activating protein 1-like yields the protein MKAKDSVSAATPQLISFDQNRDAYGFAVRPQHVERYREYANIYKEEEVERSDRWKDFLERQAESTQFPINGSSAVNNFNRELDSSSQNGAEVCDGLAENDTEIKELPTSANDKIHQVQIWSDIRPSLRAIEDMMSTRVKNRVGAVKREQDSSTPTEEAKRTKGEDSEDEYYDLERSDSLHDVPLNESPAQDVSSPKSLPPWKEELECLVQGGVPMALRGELWQAFVGVRARRVENYYQDLLSRETKSGNNSDHRSMELEETDSTKELSADECAVEKWKAQIDKDLPRTFPGHPALDKNGRNALRRLLIAYARHNPSVGYCQAMNFFAGLLLLLMPEENAFWTLIGILDDCFDGYYSEEMIESQVDQRVLEELVREKFPKLVNHLDYLGVQVQWITGPWFLSVFMNVLPWESVLRVWDVLLFEGNRVMLFRTALALMDLYGPALVTTKDAGDAVTLLQSLAGSTFDSSQLVLTACMGYQNVKEARLQELRNKYRSTVKAALEERSKCIKGWRDSQDLVPANVDEAYVSMNGNTKNSGTDLEEQVKWLKVELSKLLEEKKSAELRGEELETALMEMVKQDNRRQLSARAEQLEHDVAELKQALAHKQEEENAMLQVLMRVEQEQKETEDARRFAEQDAAAQRYAVQVLQDKYEEAMASLAEMEKRAVMAESILEATLQYQTGQSRAQSSPQPSPRTPKLGSPDAQTNQDTSQEFQPRRVSLLSRPFGLGWRDRNKGSLGSADVKSDDKQERQDQSPRTEEEEIAQASSVQEKV from the exons ATGAAGGCCAAAGATTCAGTTTCAGCGGCGACCCCTCAGCTCATTTCCTTTGATCAGAACAG AGATGCTTACGGGTTTGCAGTAAGGCCTCAGCATGTGGAGAGATATCGTGAATATGCTAATATCTACAAG GAAGAGGAGGTGGAGAGGTCTGATAGGTGGAAAGACTTTCTGGAACGGCAAGCAGAATCCACTCAATTTCCCATAAATGGATCATCTGCAGTTAACAATTTCAACCGGGAACTGGATTCCAGTTCTCAGAATGGAGCTGAAGTATGTGATGGTCTTGCTGAAAATGATACAGAGATTAAAGAGTTGCCAACATCAGCCAATGATAAAATTCATCAAGTCCAGATATGGTCTGATATAAGGCCATCACTTCGAGCCATCGAAGATATGATGAGCACGCGTGTCAAAAACAGGGTTGGTGCAGTGAAAAGAGAGCAAGATTCTAGTACTCCTACTGAAGAAGCTAAACGCACAAAAGGAGAGGACTCAGAGGATGAGTATTATGATTTGGAGAGATCAGATTCCTTACACGATGTGCCTTTGAATGAGAGTCCTGCCCAGGATGTTTCATCTCCAAAGTCTTTACCTCCTTGGAAAGAAGAATTGGAGTGTCTTGTTCAAGGCGGGGTGCCAATGGCTCTCAGAGGAGAG CTTTGGCAAGCTTTCGTTGGTGTCAGAGCACGTCGAGTGGAAAATTATTATCAAGATTTGCTTTCAAGAGAAACTAAATCTGGCAATAATTCTGATCATAGAAGCATGGAATTAGAGGAGACAGACAGTACAAAGGAGTTAAGTGCAGATGAATGTGCAGTCGAGAAGTGGAAAGCACAGATTGATAAG GATTTGCCCCGAACATTTCCTGGCCATCCTGCTCTCGACAAGAATGGAAGAAATGCCTTGAGGCGTTTACTGATTGCATATGCTCGGCACAACCCTTCTGTTGGCTACTGTCAG GCCATGAACTTCTTTGCTGGTCTACTTTTGCTCCTAATGCCCGAGGAAAATGCATTTTG GACTTTGATTGGCATTCTAGATGACTGTTTTGATGGCTATTACTCAGAAGAGATGATAGAGTCTCAG GTTGACCAACGTGTTCTTGAGGAATTGGTGCGTGAGAAATTTCCAAAGTTAG TTAATCATCTAGATTACCTGGGAGTGCAAGTACAATGGATCACTGGACCATGGTTCCTCTCCGTATTTATGAACGTACTTCCTTGGGAAAGTG TTCTTAGAGTATGGGATGTGCTTTTGTTTGAAGGGAATCGAGTAATGCTATTTCGAACTGCACTGGCTTTAATGGATTTATATG GACCTGCCTTGGTGACGACAAAGGATGCAGGAGATGCAGTAACTCTGCTACAGTCTCTTGCTGGCTCCACTTTTGATAGCAGTCAACTTGTTTTGACGGCCTGCATGGGCTATCAAAATGTCAAGGAAGCCAGATTGCAAGAACTAAGAAATAAATATCGGTCAACCGTTAAGGCTGCATTGGAAGAGAGATCTAAATGCATAAAAGGCTGGAGGGATTCTCAGGATCTAGTACCAGCTAATGTGGATGAAGCATACGTGAGCATGAATGGGAACACAAAAAATTCTGGAACTGATCTTGAAGAGCAGGTAAAGTGGCTAAAGGTTGAGTTAAGCAAGTTGCTCGAGGAAAAAAAATCTGCTGAACTCAG AGGTGAGGAATTGGAAACAGCATTAATGGAGATGGTAAAGCAGGATAACCGGCGACAATTGAGTGCAAGG GCCGAGCAATTAGAGCATGATGTTGCAGAGCTCAAGCAGGCTCTTGCTCATAAGCAAGAAGAAGAGAATGCCATGCTTCAG GTATTGATGAGGGTAGAACAAGAACAGAAGGAGACAGAAGATGCTCGGAGATTTGCTGAACAAGATGCAGCTGCTCAAAGATACGCTGTTCAAGTGCTTCAG GATAAGTATGAAGAAGCCATGGCTTCACTAGCTGAGATGGAAAAACGAGCGGTCATGGCAGAATCAATATTAGAGGCGACTTTGCAGTACCAAACTGGACAAAGCAGAGCACAATCCTCCCCACAACCCTCCCCACG AACCCCAAAGCTCGGTTCTCCTGATGCACAAACTAATCAAGACACCTCGCAAGAATTTCAGCCTAGAAGAGTGAGTTTGCTATCTAGACCATTTGGACTCGGATGGCGTGACAGGAACAAG